In a genomic window of Bradyrhizobium ontarionense:
- a CDS encoding TadE/TadG family type IV pilus assembly protein has protein sequence MPTGYRYLKLLSRFRRDQNGNIAIIFALALLPILTFVGSAVDYSLAVRAKAKLSASMDAAMLAATAYTAMRGTASDAKTAATNMFNGQMSAHNLASNSLNITITDSVTARTVTGTATVVVKTAFMYMFGYPTMTVSASSSASASFPTYMDFYVLVDNSPSQGLGATTADMTLLQNATSDKCAFACHDTYTSSSKKTLQTNSYYQIAKNKGVTMRIDVVRSATQSLTDTATSSQVVSNQYRMAVYSMGSDCGSLGLSTIASLSSSMSSVKSSVGSLDLMTIPYSGYNNDMCSDFDGTMSAMNGVIPAQGDGSSTSPQKWLFFVSDGVADYSYPTTCSKTVLSGGRCQEPLNTTTCNTLKARGVKIAVLYTTYLAITNNSWYTTYIAPWRDSIGTVMKSCASPGYYYEVDSSGSIGAALTALFQQAIASAHLTQ, from the coding sequence GTGCCGACCGGATATCGATACCTCAAGCTTCTGTCGCGGTTTCGTCGTGACCAGAACGGTAATATCGCGATTATCTTCGCGCTCGCGCTGCTGCCGATCCTGACCTTCGTCGGCTCCGCGGTCGACTACTCGCTCGCGGTGCGCGCCAAGGCGAAGCTATCCGCCTCGATGGACGCCGCCATGCTGGCGGCGACCGCCTATACCGCCATGCGCGGGACCGCGTCGGACGCCAAGACCGCGGCGACCAACATGTTCAATGGCCAGATGTCGGCCCACAATCTCGCCTCGAACTCCCTCAACATCACCATCACCGACAGCGTGACGGCACGAACCGTGACGGGCACCGCCACCGTCGTGGTCAAGACGGCGTTCATGTACATGTTCGGCTACCCGACCATGACGGTCTCGGCCTCGTCGTCGGCCTCGGCGTCGTTCCCGACCTACATGGATTTCTACGTTCTCGTCGACAACTCGCCGTCGCAGGGGCTCGGCGCGACCACGGCCGACATGACGTTGCTGCAGAACGCGACGTCCGACAAATGCGCGTTCGCCTGCCACGACACCTACACGTCGAGCTCGAAGAAGACCCTGCAGACCAACAGCTACTATCAGATCGCCAAGAATAAGGGCGTGACGATGCGCATCGACGTGGTCAGGTCCGCGACCCAGTCGCTCACGGACACGGCGACATCGAGCCAGGTCGTCAGCAACCAGTACCGCATGGCGGTCTACAGCATGGGCAGCGACTGCGGCTCGTTGGGGTTGTCCACCATCGCGAGCCTGTCGTCGAGCATGTCCTCGGTGAAATCGTCGGTCGGGTCGCTGGACCTGATGACGATCCCCTACAGCGGCTACAACAACGACATGTGCAGCGATTTCGACGGCACCATGTCCGCAATGAATGGTGTGATCCCCGCGCAGGGCGACGGCTCGTCGACGAGCCCGCAGAAATGGCTGTTCTTCGTCTCCGACGGCGTTGCGGACTATTCCTATCCCACGACCTGCAGCAAGACCGTGCTCTCCGGCGGACGCTGCCAGGAGCCGCTGAACACGACGACCTGCAATACGCTGAAGGCCCGCGGCGTCAAGATCGCGGTGCTCTACACCACCTATCTCGCGATCACCAACAACAGCTGGTACACGACCTATATCGCGCCGTGGCGCGACTCGATCGGAACCGTCATGAAGTCCTGCGCCAGCCCCGGCTACTACTACGAGGTCGACTCCAGCGGCAGCATCGGCGCGGCCCTGACGGCGCTGTTCCAGCAGGCCATCGCCTCGGCGCATCTGACGCAGTAG
- the pgm gene encoding phosphoglucomutase (alpha-D-glucose-1,6-bisphosphate-dependent), with protein MAKTDPAAGKPIANAALANIPRLITAYYALKPDPHEPTQRVAFGTSGHRGSSLKTGFNENHILATTQALCDYRRQQGLDGPLFVGIDTHALAEPALASALEVFGANGVEVMIDKDGGYTPTPVISHAIISYNKGRTSHLADGVVITPSHNPPEDGGYKYNPPHGGPADTDATAEIERQANVYLANDLDGVSRISYRQARQRGSVHPHDYLTPYVADLANVVDLDAIKSAGIKIGIDPLGGAAVHYWAPIIERYGLDATIVNDVVDPTFRFMTADWDGKIRMDCSSPYAMASLIGMRERFDVAFANDTDADRHGIVTRTGGLMNPNHYLATAISYLFAHRPDWRSDAAIGKTIVSSSMIDRVARKLGRKLVETPVGFKWFVEGLGSGGFGFAGEESAGASFLKRDGTVWTTDKDGLILGLLAAEIMAKRGRDPSELYKELTAELGAPVYARIDVPASPPQKAALKALTPEQLGLKELAGDPVRAVHTKAPGNGQSFGGVKVETEYGWFAARPSGTEDVNKLYAESFRDAAHLERIQSEAQAALAKVA; from the coding sequence ATGGCCAAGACAGACCCCGCTGCCGGCAAGCCGATCGCCAATGCCGCGCTCGCCAATATTCCGCGGCTGATCACGGCCTACTACGCGCTGAAGCCCGATCCGCACGAGCCGACCCAGCGCGTCGCGTTCGGCACGTCCGGCCATCGCGGCTCGTCGCTGAAGACCGGCTTCAACGAGAACCACATTCTGGCCACCACGCAGGCGCTGTGCGACTACCGGCGACAGCAGGGGCTCGACGGCCCCCTGTTCGTCGGGATCGACACCCATGCCCTCGCCGAGCCCGCACTCGCCAGCGCGCTGGAAGTGTTCGGCGCCAACGGCGTCGAGGTCATGATCGACAAGGACGGCGGCTACACGCCGACTCCGGTGATCTCGCACGCCATCATCTCCTACAACAAGGGCCGCACCTCGCATCTTGCGGACGGCGTCGTCATCACCCCGTCGCACAATCCGCCCGAGGACGGCGGCTACAAATACAATCCGCCGCATGGCGGCCCCGCCGACACCGACGCGACGGCCGAGATCGAGCGGCAGGCCAATGTCTATCTGGCCAACGATCTCGATGGCGTGTCGCGCATCAGCTACCGGCAGGCGCGCCAGCGCGGCTCCGTCCATCCGCATGACTACCTCACGCCCTATGTCGCGGATCTTGCCAACGTCGTCGACCTCGACGCGATCAAGTCCGCCGGCATCAAGATCGGCATCGATCCACTCGGCGGCGCCGCGGTGCATTACTGGGCCCCGATCATCGAGCGCTATGGTCTCGATGCAACGATCGTGAACGACGTCGTCGATCCGACCTTCCGCTTCATGACCGCGGACTGGGATGGCAAGATCCGCATGGACTGTTCGTCGCCCTACGCGATGGCGAGCCTGATCGGCATGCGCGAGCGCTTCGACGTCGCCTTCGCCAACGACACCGACGCCGACCGCCACGGCATCGTGACGCGCACGGGCGGGCTGATGAATCCGAACCACTATCTCGCGACCGCGATTTCCTATCTCTTTGCGCATCGACCCGACTGGCGCAGCGATGCCGCCATCGGCAAGACCATCGTGTCGAGCTCGATGATCGACCGCGTCGCGCGCAAGCTCGGCCGCAAGCTGGTCGAGACCCCCGTCGGCTTCAAATGGTTCGTCGAGGGCCTCGGCTCCGGCGGCTTCGGCTTCGCCGGCGAGGAAAGCGCCGGCGCCTCGTTCCTCAAGCGCGACGGCACGGTGTGGACCACCGACAAGGACGGCCTCATTCTCGGCCTGCTCGCCGCCGAGATCATGGCCAAGCGCGGCCGCGATCCGAGCGAGCTGTACAAGGAACTGACGGCCGAGCTCGGCGCGCCGGTCTATGCGCGCATCGACGTGCCGGCCAGCCCGCCGCAGAAGGCAGCGCTGAAGGCACTGACGCCTGAGCAGCTCGGGCTCAAGGAGCTGGCCGGCGATCCCGTGCGCGCCGTCCACACCAAGGCGCCCGGCAATGGCCAGTCGTTCGGCGGCGTCAAGGTCGAGACCGAGTACGGCTGGTTTGCGGCGCGCCCGTCGGGCACGGAGGACGTCAACAAGCTCTATGCCGAGAGCTTCCGCGACGCGGCGCATCTCGAGCGGATCCAGAGCGAGGCGCAGGCGGCGCTGGCCAAGGTGGCGTAG
- a CDS encoding lytic murein transglycosylase, which produces MAPEVAAPRPRPAPSSRAAACHNGQSFDRFLTELKQRAVTEGVSQRAIAAASPYLTYDQGIVNRDRGQRVFGQLFTEFAGRMAASYRMQNGQQHIRMHAAAFTRAEKEYGVPPAVIAAFWGLESDFGANMGNLPVLPSLVSLAYDCRRSERFQNETIAALKVIDRGDLAPEEMIGSWAGELGQTQFLPTHYATYAVDYDGDGRRNLLRSPADVIGSTANYIATGLKWRRGEPWLEEIRVPSSFPWEQADLTVKAPRSKWGSLGVTYPDGRPLPNDALEASVLLPMGRNGPAFLAYANFAAYTEWNNSLIYSTTAGYLATRIAGAPPMRKASGPVAQLPFNEIKELQQLLVRAGFDVGKVDGVLGQQSRIAIKTMQLRLGLPADSWPTAELLARMRGAPRAQAGPAATATR; this is translated from the coding sequence ATGGCGCCGGAGGTTGCCGCTCCGCGCCCCCGGCCGGCGCCGTCATCGCGCGCGGCGGCCTGCCATAACGGCCAGAGCTTCGACCGCTTTCTCACCGAGCTGAAGCAGCGCGCCGTCACCGAGGGCGTGTCGCAGCGCGCGATCGCGGCGGCCTCGCCGTACCTCACCTATGACCAGGGCATCGTCAACCGCGACCGCGGCCAGCGCGTGTTCGGCCAGCTGTTCACCGAGTTCGCCGGCCGCATGGCCGCAAGCTACCGGATGCAGAACGGCCAGCAGCACATCAGGATGCATGCGGCGGCGTTCACGCGCGCCGAGAAGGAGTATGGCGTGCCGCCGGCGGTCATCGCCGCGTTCTGGGGCCTGGAAAGCGATTTCGGCGCCAACATGGGCAACCTGCCGGTGCTGCCGTCGCTGGTGTCGCTCGCCTATGACTGCCGCCGCAGCGAGCGCTTCCAGAACGAGACCATCGCCGCGCTGAAGGTCATCGACCGTGGCGACCTTGCGCCGGAGGAGATGATCGGCTCCTGGGCGGGCGAACTCGGCCAAACCCAGTTCCTGCCGACCCACTACGCCACCTACGCCGTCGACTATGACGGCGATGGCCGCCGTAACCTGCTGCGCAGCCCGGCCGACGTGATCGGCTCGACCGCCAACTACATCGCCACCGGCCTGAAATGGCGCCGCGGCGAGCCATGGCTGGAAGAGATTCGCGTGCCCTCGAGCTTCCCCTGGGAGCAGGCCGATCTCACCGTCAAGGCGCCGCGCAGCAAATGGGGGTCGCTCGGCGTCACCTATCCGGACGGACGGCCCCTGCCGAACGATGCGCTCGAAGCTTCGGTGCTGCTACCGATGGGCCGCAACGGACCGGCGTTCCTGGCCTATGCCAATTTCGCCGCCTACACCGAGTGGAACAACTCGCTGATCTATTCGACCACGGCCGGCTATCTCGCCACCCGCATCGCCGGCGCGCCGCCGATGCGCAAGGCCAGCGGCCCGGTCGCGCAGCTGCCGTTCAACGAGATCAAGGAGCTACAGCAGCTGCTGGTCCGGGCCGGCTTCGACGTCGGCAAGGTCGACGGCGTGCTCGGCCAGCAGAGCCGCATCGCCATCAAGACGATGCAGCTCCGGCTGGGGCTGCCGGCCGATTCCTGGCCGACGGCCGAGTTGCTGGCGCGCATGCGCGGCGCGCCGCGCGCGCAGGCCGGGCCGGCGGCCACGGCCACGCGCTAA
- a CDS encoding D-cysteine desulfhydrase family protein, whose translation MKTKDAVLASMQSGFPRLGLATLPTPLEPMRRLTAHLGGPRLWVKREDMTGLGFGGNKLRKLDYVLHEAVASNADVLVSGGVVQSNSQRQVAAAAAKLGMECHLAVYHGRLAPPTPEYETSGNMLLNRLFGAHLHPVPWTGDRNVAIEQLGSRLRQEGRRPYFVPYGVSSPLGAIAYASIILEIAEQSAASGIRPAAIVHCSGSGGTQAGLVLGASVVMPDTRIVGIDIDAEPERVRSDVIAYGRAAAEMIGAPFAEDDVEVIAGHAGPGYGVPHAATLEAIRLAGALEALPLDPVYSGKGLAGLIALIREGRWESGTDVVFIHTGGTPALFAYQAVLEL comes from the coding sequence ATGAAAACCAAAGATGCGGTTCTTGCCTCCATGCAGTCGGGTTTCCCGCGCCTGGGGCTCGCCACCCTGCCCACGCCGCTCGAGCCAATGAGGCGGCTTACGGCCCATCTGGGCGGACCGCGCCTATGGGTGAAGCGTGAGGACATGACCGGTCTTGGATTCGGCGGCAACAAACTGCGCAAGCTCGACTACGTGCTGCACGAAGCCGTCGCCTCCAACGCCGATGTGCTGGTGTCCGGTGGCGTCGTCCAGTCCAACAGTCAGCGTCAAGTCGCTGCCGCAGCAGCAAAGCTCGGCATGGAATGCCATCTGGCTGTCTATCACGGCCGTCTGGCTCCGCCGACTCCCGAGTACGAGACGTCGGGGAATATGCTACTCAACCGACTGTTCGGCGCGCATCTTCATCCCGTGCCGTGGACAGGGGATCGCAACGTCGCGATCGAACAACTGGGAAGCCGGCTGAGGCAAGAGGGACGTCGGCCTTACTTCGTTCCGTACGGAGTTTCCAGCCCACTCGGCGCGATCGCCTACGCATCAATTATCTTGGAGATCGCGGAGCAGTCGGCGGCATCAGGCATTCGACCTGCCGCGATCGTGCATTGCAGCGGTAGCGGCGGCACGCAGGCCGGCCTTGTTCTCGGCGCGTCGGTCGTGATGCCTGATACGCGAATCGTCGGCATCGACATCGATGCCGAACCCGAGCGCGTGCGATCCGACGTCATCGCCTACGGAAGAGCCGCAGCCGAGATGATCGGCGCCCCCTTCGCTGAGGATGACGTGGAGGTCATCGCCGGGCACGCCGGCCCTGGCTACGGCGTGCCGCATGCCGCGACGCTCGAAGCGATCAGGCTTGCCGGAGCGCTGGAAGCCTTGCCACTGGATCCGGTCTACTCCGGCAAGGGATTGGCAGGCTTGATAGCTCTCATACGGGAAGGGCGATGGGAGTCGGGCACAGACGTTGTGTTCATTCATACCGGCGGAACGCCCGCTCTGTTCGCCTATCAAGCTGTGCTTGAACTCTGA
- a CDS encoding ABC transporter permease, with product MRDVLGRTLARPWIWSFIGALSVWLAAISFTGGHGGGGMLTAALSLAVFTIVVGVGQMFVITLGPGNVDLSLPANIGLASAVAMTVMAGEDSRIALGLLAALACGAAIGTVNYLLIWALRIPPIIATLSASFVIQSIDISYGRGLQIKPPTGFADFTNVQVFGIPILAILILLFTMGASLLLQRTVFGRSVLAIGQNMRAARLAGIRVNRVRFATYVLSGTLGGIDGALLAGYFRGANVDIGNEYLLASIAVVVIGGTSVAGGRANIPGLWGAALFLVLLLTMLNTFGVSAGVRLVLTGLIIVAVITAAGGAEAAR from the coding sequence ATGAGGGACGTGCTCGGCAGGACGCTCGCCAGACCTTGGATATGGTCGTTCATCGGCGCCCTCTCGGTCTGGCTGGCGGCCATCTCCTTCACCGGCGGTCATGGCGGCGGCGGCATGCTGACGGCTGCGCTCTCGCTCGCGGTGTTCACGATCGTGGTCGGTGTCGGCCAGATGTTCGTCATCACGCTCGGGCCAGGGAATGTCGACCTGTCGTTGCCCGCCAACATCGGGCTTGCCAGCGCCGTGGCGATGACGGTGATGGCCGGCGAGGACAGCCGCATCGCGCTCGGGCTGCTCGCCGCCCTTGCATGCGGCGCGGCGATCGGAACGGTCAACTACCTGCTGATCTGGGCGTTGCGGATCCCGCCGATCATCGCGACCTTGTCGGCGAGCTTCGTCATCCAGTCGATCGATATCAGCTATGGCCGCGGGCTTCAGATCAAGCCGCCGACCGGCTTTGCCGACTTCACCAACGTCCAGGTCTTTGGCATCCCGATCCTGGCGATCCTGATCCTGCTGTTCACGATGGGGGCGAGTCTCCTGCTGCAACGGACGGTGTTCGGCCGCTCGGTCCTTGCGATCGGACAGAACATGCGCGCCGCGCGGCTGGCCGGCATCCGCGTCAATCGGGTGCGCTTTGCGACTTATGTCCTGTCCGGGACGCTCGGAGGCATCGACGGCGCGCTGCTGGCCGGCTACTTCCGCGGCGCCAACGTCGACATCGGCAACGAATATCTCCTGGCCTCGATCGCGGTCGTCGTGATCGGCGGTACGTCGGTTGCCGGCGGGCGAGCCAACATTCCCGGTCTCTGGGGCGCGGCGTTGTTCCTGGTGCTGCTGCTGACCATGCTCAACACGTTCGGCGTCAGCGCGGGTGTTCGCCTGGTCCTGACCGGGCTCATCATCGTGGCGGTCATTACCGCGGCCGGCGGGGCCGAAGCGGCGCGTTGA
- a CDS encoding ABC transporter permease: MPRLLRALLPALSLALVLAGIAWLNPRAISYFGFTLMLNLAVPIALATIAQMFVIAGNDLDLSIGAFVGFVGCVTATWLRETPLLGAITLLGCIGVYAGLGALIHLRNLPSIVVTLGMSFVWQGLAILMLPKPGGKAPDWLLAVVKFKPPFVPFPIVAAVLIAALAYVGLMRTSYGAVLRGSGGNAVAIGRAGWSLLKAKMTLFACAGLFGVLSGLALIGTTTSADANIGNGYTLLSIAGVILGGGEFVGGRVSPIGAVIGALTLALAASPLLTFMRIPPDWQVAANGIILITVLAARVLISRKDAEG; encoded by the coding sequence ATGCCGCGACTCCTGCGCGCATTGCTGCCGGCTCTGTCGCTTGCGCTGGTGCTGGCGGGCATCGCCTGGCTCAACCCGCGGGCCATCAGCTATTTCGGCTTCACGCTGATGCTCAACCTCGCGGTGCCGATTGCGCTCGCCACGATCGCGCAGATGTTCGTCATCGCCGGCAACGACCTCGATCTGTCGATCGGCGCATTCGTCGGCTTCGTCGGCTGCGTCACGGCGACATGGTTGCGCGAGACGCCACTGCTCGGGGCCATCACGCTGCTCGGCTGCATCGGTGTTTACGCAGGCCTCGGCGCACTGATCCATCTGCGCAATCTGCCCTCGATCGTCGTGACCCTCGGCATGAGCTTCGTCTGGCAGGGACTGGCCATCCTGATGCTGCCGAAGCCCGGCGGCAAGGCGCCGGACTGGTTGCTCGCCGTTGTGAAATTCAAGCCGCCATTCGTGCCATTCCCGATCGTCGCCGCGGTACTGATCGCAGCGCTCGCCTATGTCGGCCTGATGCGCACCTCCTATGGCGCGGTTCTGCGTGGCTCCGGCGGCAATGCGGTCGCGATCGGCCGTGCCGGCTGGTCGCTGCTGAAGGCGAAGATGACCCTGTTCGCCTGTGCCGGCCTGTTCGGTGTGCTCTCAGGCCTTGCGCTGATCGGCACCACGACCTCGGCCGACGCCAACATCGGCAACGGCTATACGCTGCTGTCCATCGCAGGCGTCATTCTTGGCGGCGGCGAATTCGTCGGCGGTCGCGTCTCGCCAATCGGCGCTGTCATCGGCGCCTTGACCCTGGCACTTGCGGCCTCGCCGCTCCTCACCTTCATGCGCATTCCGCCGGACTGGCAGGTCGCGGCCAACGGCATCATTCTGATCACCGTGCTCGCCGCCCGTGTGCTGATCAGCAGAAAGGACGCGGAGGGATGA
- a CDS encoding sugar ABC transporter ATP-binding protein produces MTATSPELVRLNGIEKHFGAVRALGGVDLALGRGECLGLVGHNGAGKSTLMHILAGTAVADRGHLALGGEVPSGYSPGLAKKLGVRCVFQELSLCPNLTVAENTRIFHPSLTGFNWRRKAGRLILDKLDAIFPGHGIGASDLVQDLPIGRRQMVEVARAFTMTDEPVRLVILDEPTSSLDAHTAGQLLGFMRRVVAEGVSFIFISHLLGEVLANCDRIAVMRDGRTVADASAAAFDRDKLVAAMGDVEVHAREAHRGEGRARGQSPLRVRARPKRQSGVGDLVAHEGEIIGLAGLAGHGQTELLLAIFSAATRAVTGVEVTASVALVAGDRQADGVFPLWSIAENIGVCSLASLREGLLISRRREDALAALWRDKIRIRTPDVHDNILSLSGGNQQKALFARALGSDARIVLMDDPMRGVDVGTKREVYDLIRQEADSGRTFLWYTTETDELKQCDHVYVFRNGAIVADLTRNELTEEKVIQSSFAEAS; encoded by the coding sequence ATGACCGCTACCAGCCCTGAACTCGTCAGGCTGAACGGCATCGAAAAACATTTCGGTGCCGTTCGTGCGCTCGGCGGCGTCGATCTCGCGCTCGGTCGGGGCGAATGCCTCGGGCTCGTTGGACACAATGGCGCGGGCAAGTCGACCTTGATGCACATCCTCGCCGGCACCGCCGTTGCCGATCGCGGACATCTCGCGCTCGGAGGCGAAGTGCCGTCCGGCTATTCGCCTGGCCTCGCCAAGAAGCTCGGCGTCCGCTGCGTGTTCCAGGAACTCTCGCTCTGTCCGAACCTGACCGTGGCCGAGAACACCCGCATCTTCCATCCTTCGCTCACCGGCTTCAACTGGCGCCGAAAGGCGGGCCGGCTGATCCTCGACAAGCTCGACGCGATCTTCCCCGGTCACGGCATCGGCGCGTCCGATCTGGTACAGGACCTTCCGATCGGACGACGCCAGATGGTCGAGGTCGCGCGCGCCTTCACGATGACCGACGAGCCGGTGCGGCTGGTCATCCTCGATGAGCCGACCTCCTCATTGGACGCCCACACCGCCGGACAGCTGCTCGGCTTCATGCGCCGCGTCGTCGCCGAAGGCGTCAGCTTCATCTTCATTTCACATCTGCTTGGCGAGGTGCTCGCGAACTGCGATCGCATCGCGGTGATGCGTGATGGCAGGACAGTTGCCGATGCAAGCGCTGCGGCGTTCGATCGCGACAAGCTGGTCGCGGCGATGGGCGATGTCGAGGTTCATGCGCGCGAGGCTCATCGGGGCGAGGGCCGCGCCCGCGGGCAATCGCCGCTCCGCGTGCGTGCGCGCCCGAAGCGGCAGAGCGGCGTCGGCGACCTGGTGGCGCATGAGGGCGAGATCATCGGTCTCGCCGGTCTTGCCGGACACGGCCAGACCGAGCTGCTGCTCGCGATCTTCTCGGCGGCGACGCGCGCTGTGACCGGCGTGGAGGTCACCGCGAGCGTGGCCCTGGTCGCGGGCGACCGCCAGGCCGACGGCGTCTTCCCGCTATGGTCGATTGCCGAAAACATTGGCGTGTGCTCGCTGGCAAGCCTGCGCGAGGGCCTCCTGATCTCGCGCCGGCGCGAAGACGCGCTGGCCGCGCTCTGGCGCGACAAGATCAGGATCCGTACGCCCGACGTTCACGACAACATCCTCTCCCTGTCCGGAGGTAATCAGCAGAAGGCGTTGTTTGCCCGCGCGCTCGGCTCCGACGCGCGCATCGTGCTAATGGACGATCCGATGCGCGGCGTCGACGTCGGTACCAAGCGCGAGGTCTATGATCTGATCCGGCAGGAGGCGGATTCCGGCCGCACTTTTTTGTGGTACACCACCGAGACCGACGAATTGAAGCAGTGCGACCACGTCTATGTGTTTCGCAACGGGGCCATCGTTGCTGACCTCACGCGCAATGAGTTGACCGAGGAGAAGGTCATCCAGTCCTCGTTTGCGGAAGCGAGCTGA
- a CDS encoding substrate-binding domain-containing protein translates to MTSGIRIVACCAVVSTIIGGSAFADTSGKKIAFSNNYAGNSWRQAMLKSYEIVTKKAVVDKVVAAADVFTTADKDVPTQAAQIQNLILQGYDAIVINASSPDALNGAVKQACDAGIVVVSFDGIVTEPCAYRVVVDFKAMGNQEVEQMAKFQPKGGNLLEIRGLAGTSIDDAIHAGILEGVKAHPQFKIVSSVTGDWDQTTAQKAVATVLPSLPDVVGVVDQGGDGYGAAQAFAAAGKPRPTIIMGNRQDELQWWKEQKAKDGYTTWSASIAPGVSTLAFWVAQQVLDGNKTIPHDLLVPYLAFTQDNFETELPNIPKGSVASHEYTREEAVAAIKANMK, encoded by the coding sequence ATGACATCCGGCATTCGCATCGTGGCTTGCTGCGCCGTCGTCAGCACCATCATCGGCGGGTCGGCGTTCGCCGACACGAGCGGCAAGAAGATCGCGTTTTCGAACAACTATGCCGGCAACTCCTGGCGCCAGGCGATGCTCAAGAGCTATGAGATCGTCACCAAGAAGGCGGTCGTCGACAAGGTCGTCGCTGCCGCCGACGTGTTCACCACTGCCGACAAGGATGTGCCGACTCAGGCGGCGCAGATCCAGAACCTGATTCTGCAGGGTTATGACGCGATCGTCATCAATGCATCTTCGCCTGACGCCTTGAATGGCGCTGTCAAACAGGCCTGCGATGCCGGCATCGTGGTGGTGTCGTTCGACGGCATCGTCACCGAGCCCTGCGCCTACCGCGTCGTCGTCGACTTCAAGGCCATGGGAAATCAGGAAGTCGAGCAGATGGCCAAGTTCCAGCCTAAGGGCGGCAATTTGCTCGAGATCCGCGGCCTTGCCGGGACCTCGATCGACGACGCCATTCACGCCGGCATTCTCGAAGGCGTCAAGGCGCATCCGCAGTTCAAGATCGTGAGCTCGGTGACCGGCGATTGGGATCAGACGACAGCCCAGAAGGCGGTCGCGACCGTGCTGCCGTCGCTGCCCGACGTCGTCGGCGTCGTCGACCAGGGCGGCGACGGCTATGGAGCGGCCCAGGCGTTCGCCGCCGCCGGCAAGCCGCGCCCCACCATCATCATGGGTAACCGGCAGGACGAGCTGCAGTGGTGGAAGGAGCAGAAGGCCAAGGACGGCTACACCACGTGGTCCGCCTCGATCGCCCCGGGCGTGTCGACCTTGGCCTTCTGGGTCGCTCAGCAGGTGCTGGACGGCAACAAGACCATCCCTCACGATCTGCTGGTGCCTTATCTGGCTTTCACGCAGGACAATTTCGAGACTGAACTGCCCAACATCCCCAAGGGCAGCGTCGCGAGCCACGAATATACCCGAGAGGAAGCGGTCGCGGCGATCAAAGCCAACATGAAGTGA
- a CDS encoding DUF1993 domain-containing protein has protein sequence MSFYDATVPAYLQILTSLSGLLTKAEAHCETKKIQPEVLLGSRLYPDMLPLSKQIQLASDFAAKGCARLTQSEVPVTPDTETSFAELRQRLANTVDYLKRFTPAQFEGADSRDVTFPTGATTSMTLKGQEFVNRVSFPNFYFHAAIAHGILRHNGVEIGKRDFLGVA, from the coding sequence ATGTCCTTTTATGACGCCACCGTCCCGGCCTACCTGCAGATCCTCACCAGCCTCTCCGGCCTGCTGACCAAGGCCGAAGCCCATTGCGAGACCAAGAAAATTCAGCCCGAGGTGCTGCTCGGGTCCCGGCTCTATCCCGATATGCTGCCGCTTTCGAAGCAGATCCAGCTCGCCTCCGATTTCGCCGCCAAGGGTTGTGCCCGCCTCACCCAGAGCGAGGTGCCTGTCACCCCCGACACCGAGACCAGCTTTGCCGAGCTGCGCCAGCGGCTCGCCAACACCGTCGATTATCTGAAGCGTTTCACGCCAGCGCAATTCGAGGGCGCGGACAGCCGCGACGTCACCTTTCCGACCGGGGCGACTACCAGCATGACGTTGAAGGGCCAGGAGTTCGTCAACCGCGTCTCATTTCCGAACTTCTATTTCCACGCCGCGATTGCCCATGGCATTCTTCGACATAACGGCGTCGAGATCGGAAAACGGGATTTTCTCGGGGTGGCCTGA